One genomic region from Pogona vitticeps strain Pit_001003342236 chromosome 12, PviZW2.1, whole genome shotgun sequence encodes:
- the ISL2 gene encoding insulin gene enhancer protein ISL-2 — protein sequence MVDIIFPYPFLGAMGDHSKKKPGIAMCVGCGSEIHDQYILKVSPDLEWHAACLKCADCSQYLDETCTCFVRDGKTYCKRDYIRLFGIKCAKCATGFSSSDLVMRARDNVYHLECFRCSVCSRQLLPGDEFSLRDHELLCRADHSLLLERAASADSPPRSPGRLPGGRPAGLPLADSVPGRQPSLRPHVHKQAEKTTRVRTVLNEKQLHTLRTCYAANPRPDALMKEQLVEMTGLSPRVIRVWFQNKRCKDKKKSILMKQLQQQQHSDKASLQGLTGTPLVAGSPIRHDSAVQGNAVEVQTYQPPWKALSDFALQSDLDQPAFQQLVSFSESGSLGNSSGSDVTSLSSQLPDTPNSMVPSPVET from the exons ATGGTGGATATTATTTTCCCTTATCCTTTCCTGGGTGCTATGGGGGATCATTCCAAAA AAAAACCCGGGATTGCCATGTGCGTGGGATGCGGAAGCGAAATCCACGACCAGTACATCCTGAAGGTTTCCCCGGACCTGGAGTGGCACGCGGCCTGCCTGAAATGCGCGGATTGTAGCCAATATTTGGACGAAACGTGCACTTGTTTTGTACGAGATGGCAAAACGTACTGTAAAAGGGACTATATCAG GCTCTTCGGCATCAAGTGCGCCAAGTGCGCGACCGGCTTCAGCAGCAGCGACCTGGTCATGCGCGCCCGGGACAACGTCTACCACCTGGAGTGCTTCCGCTGCTCGGTCTGCAGCCGGCAGCTCCTGCCCGGGGACGAGTTCTCGCTGCGGGACCACGAGCTCCTCTGCCGGGCCGACCACAGCCTCCTGCTCGAGCGGGCCGCCTCGGCCGACAGCCCTCCCCGCAGCCCCGGACGCCTCCCCGGAGGCCGGCCCGCGGGCCTGCCGCTCGCAG ACTCGGTGCCCGGGCGGCAGCCTTCCTTGCGTCCCCACGTGCACAAGCAGGCGGAGAAGACGACGCGGGTACGGACGGTGCTGAACGAGAAGCAGCTCCACACGCTGCGCACCTGCTACGCGGCCAACCCGCGGCCGGACGCCCTGATGAAGGAGCAGCTGGTGGAGATGACCGGCTTAAGCCCCCGCGTCATCCGCGTCTGGTTCCAGAACAAGCGCTGCAAAGACAAGAAGAAATCCATCCTCATGAAGCagctccagcagcagcaacacagcGACAAGGCG agTTTGCAGGGCCTGACTGGAACCCCGTTAGTGGCTGGCAGCCCAATCCGGCACGACAGCGCGGTGCAAGGTAATGCAGTCGAGGTGCAGACCTATCAGCCGCCTTGGAAAGCGCTCAGCGATTTTGCCCTGCAGAGTGACTTGGATCAGCCGGCTTTCCAGCAACTG GTCTCTTTTTCAGAATCCGGCTCCTTGGGCAACTCCTCCGGCAGCGATGTGACCTCCTTGTCGTCCCAGCTCCCCGACACTCCCAACAGCATGGTTCCGAGTCCCGTGGAGACGTGA